The Perca fluviatilis chromosome 24, GENO_Pfluv_1.0, whole genome shotgun sequence genome has a window encoding:
- the pnpla4 gene encoding patatin-like phospholipase domain-containing protein 4 encodes MPVLNLSFAACGFLGIYQLGAVGAFLRHGDRLLGSLGACAGASAGALVAAVMITAPDKLENCKEFTYRFADSVRRQSFGAATPGYDFMLTLREGIEEILPSEAHRLAAGRLHVSVTNSTSGRNHILSRFSSREELIQALLASSFVPFYAGLKPVELRGQKWMDGGFSDSLPILPVGRTITVSPFAGLQDVCPVHRGRSNTQLTLANMNIMLSVENIKRLNQALFPPSSGGMQALCEEGFRDAVGFLKREDWMSS; translated from the exons ATGCCGGTCCTGAACTTGTCCTTCGCTGCGTGTGGTTTTTTGGGGATCTACCAGCTGGGAGCAGTGGGAGCTTTCCTCCGCCACGGAGACCGGCTGCTGGGATCCCTCGGGGCCTGCGCCGGGGCATCAGCCGGCGCCCTGGTGGCTGCCGTGATGATCACAGCGCCCGACAAGTTGGAG AACTGTAAAGAGTTCACGTACCGGTTCGCTGACAGCGTGAGACGGCAGTCGTTTGGAGCCGCCACGCCGGGATACGACTTCATGCTCACACTGCG GGAGGGGATAGAAGAGATTCTGCCCAGCGAGGCTCACCGTCTGGCCGCCGGCCGCCTCCACGTCTCCGTCACTAACTCCACAAGTGGCCGCAACCACATCCTGTCCCGGTTCTCCTCCAGGGAGGAACTCATACAG GCTCTGCTGGCCAGCAGCTTTGTGCCGTTCTACGCAGGACTCAAACCGGTGGAATTACGAGGACAG aaatggatggatggagggttCTCCGACAGCCTGCCTATTCTGCCGGTGGGACGAACCATCACTGTGTCTCCGTTTGCCGGACTGCAGGATGTGTGTCCCGTCCACAGGGGGCGCTCCAACACTCAACTCACACTGGCCAACATGAACATAATG CTCTCTGTGGAAAACATCAAGCGTCTGAACCAGGCTCTGTTCCCTCCGTCCAGCGGCGGCATGCAGGCGCTGTGTGAAGAAGGTTTCAGAGACGCGGTGGGCTTCCTCAAGAGAGAGGACTGGATGAGCTCATGA